A genomic segment from Methanophagales archaeon encodes:
- a CDS encoding tRNA (cytidine(56)-2'-O)-methyltransferase, protein MEIVVLRLGHRPQRDKRVTTHIGLVARALGASGMLLTTEDKTVERSISDVTKRWGGDFFVQTGVKWREAVTRWKREGGKVCHLTMYGENILDVIDEIRGCATNNRILVIVGAEKVPPDVYEVADWNIAVGNQPHSEIAALALFLDYLYQGKELRAKFRHAELEIVPKRAGKEVKRVQIEHYPSSSYMKD, encoded by the coding sequence ATGGAGATTGTAGTATTGAGGTTAGGGCACCGTCCTCAGCGAGATAAACGAGTTACTACACATATCGGGCTGGTTGCACGTGCATTGGGAGCAAGTGGTATGCTTCTCACAACGGAGGATAAAACGGTGGAGAGGAGCATAAGCGATGTTACGAAGCGCTGGGGTGGTGATTTCTTTGTACAGACCGGTGTGAAATGGCGCGAAGCGGTGACGAGATGGAAACGAGAAGGGGGAAAGGTATGTCATCTCACAATGTACGGTGAGAACATCCTTGACGTGATTGACGAGATAAGAGGGTGTGCAACGAACAATCGCATATTGGTCATTGTCGGTGCGGAGAAGGTACCACCTGATGTCTATGAAGTCGCAGACTGGAATATTGCAGTGGGTAATCAGCCGCATTCCGAGATTGCTGCGCTCGCTTTATTCCTCGATTATTTATACCAGGGTAAAGAATTAAGAGCCAAATTCAGGCATGCAGAGCTGGAGATAGTGCCGAAAAGAGCTGGTAAGGAAGTGAAAAGGGTCCAGATAGAGCATTATCCGAGCAGTTCATATATGAAAGATTAA